The window ACAAGCCATCATCTCAGTAGGTGATACTATAAATTATCAAGTCAAAGAAAGCTCAAAAAGCACAGAAAGTGGGACAACTGTGAGCGAGGTTTTTAACAATTACTCCATTTTTGTAGGCATACTGCTTAATATACTGCCAGAAATTTCAGATGATAATAAAATCATGCTAAGGATAAATCCTAGTCTAAGCAGTTTTAAATACCCTCAAGATAGCCGCAGACAAGACACGCCACGAAGCATAGCCCCTGATACCATACAAAAAAAACTCTCCACAGTCGTGCAAATGGATAATAATCAAACCCTTATTTTAGGCGGACTCATCAGCCATGATGAACTAAGCGATGAAAACTCAGTTAGCTTTTTGTCCTCAATCCCTCTTTTAGGAGCTTTGTTTCGCAGTGAAAATCAAGGCAGACAAACAAGTGAGATCGTTTTTATCATCACACCTCGCATTATTGAAAGCTCAAGCTCGCCAAGCCTTAAGGACTTAGGATATTCGCTATGAGTGAAGTTTTTGTGCCACTTTATTCACAACTTTGCGTTTTAAATGAAATTTTAAACGCCTTGAAACTCAAGCAAAATTTGATCTTGCTTGTGGGAAAAAGTGGGAGTGGAAAAAGCATTTTGCTTCATCAGCTTCAAAAAGAACATAAACTCATACTTTTTAATGAACCTTTTAGTGATGAAAATGCTTTTTTAAAAGCTTTAAGTAGAAGCATTTTTAAACAAGAGTTTGAATTTAAAGAGCTTTGCTTAAGATTAAAAGAGCAAAAGCAGCTCATCATCGCCCTTGATGAGCTTGGAATGTATGAAAAAAAGGTGCTTGAAAGATTGCGTGTGCTTAGCGATATAGGCAATATAAGCTTTATTTTAAGCACGCATAAACTGCTTGATGATTTTCATAAAGAACATTTTAAAAGCCGAATTTCAGGTATTTTTGAGCTTTCAAATTTAAGTTTAACTGAGCTTGAAGCTTATCTTGAGCTTAAATTTGAACTTAAGCTTAAATCCTCAAATGCAAAATGGCTTTTAAAGCTTGCAAAATACAATCTAAGAACCCTTGATAAGCTTATTTTGAGTTTTAAAGACTTGCAAATTCATTATAAAAATAAGCCAAAAAGTGAAAAAACTTTGCTTGAGCTGAGTGCTTTGTATCACAATATTTTAGGATAGCTTATGACTGAATACCAACTTCAAGAACTCGAGCAAAAATACAAGGCTTATAAATTCAAACATTTTGCTTTAAAATTTGCCTATCTTGCTTTGTGTGCGGGCTCTTTGGCTGGGGTATTTTTCTTTTTACAAGAACAAAATTTACAAAAAGAGCGGATTAAAATCGCTTTGCATGAGAAAAATAAAATGCTTCAAAGACTAGAGCTTGCAAAAGCTAAACTTGCAAAAGAAGAACTTTTAGCAAAAATAAATGCAAAAGATCAGGCTTTGAATTTAGCCCCTTTAAGCCCACAAAAGAAAGTCATTCTTAAATCCTACCCCATAAATCCAGCCAAATTAAAAGCTGAGTTTTACGCCAAAGAAAATACGCAAAGTGCTTTAAAGCTTGCTTCTTTTCATCTTGAAAATAAAGACTATGAAAAAGCTATATTTTGGGCTTTAAAGGCGAATTCTTTAGATGCAAAAGAGCCAAATTCATGGCTTATTTTTGCAAGGGCTAAAAATTTGCAAGGTAAAAAAGAAGAAGGCTTAAAAGCCCTTGAAAACTATCTTAGCTTTTATGGAAGTGATGATATGCAAAATTTTATCTTAGACTAATTTTTTATCCTTTAAAATCACATACATTTTTATCGTCGAGATGAAAAAGGTTAAAATCGCAGGTCCTAGTATAATGCCCCAAAAACCAAAGCTTGAAATTCCAGCAAGCATGGATAAAAAGATGAGAAGCTCATTGATCTGCGTTGGAGTTTTTACAAGCTTTTCATTAATCCACTTGATAATCAAAGGCTTGATGAAAGTATCAGCAATAAGTGAAATGATGATAATAGAAGCTAAAAATATCCAAGCTGCGTTTTGCCAGCCATTTAAAGCAAATTCATATAAGCTTAAAGGCACATATACCAAAGCTCCACCAACTGCTGGTATAAGTGAAGAAAAAGCAAAGATAATGCCAAAAAGCACGCCATCATAACCAAAAAAAGCAATGATAAGGGCAAATAAAATCCCCTCAAGTATAGAAATAACAGCAGTTGAGTAAAACACCACCGCCATGACATTACCTACCTCGCTTAAAATTTCATTTAATTCTTCTTTGCTGATAGGAATGACTGATTTTAAGTAGATGATAAGCTGGGTGCCATAAAGATTAGCAAAGAAGTAAAAAACGATGATTAAAACCATATCAGTAAGAAATTTCGCCCCGATTTTTGTGAAATTTCCAAGCTGAGTAAAAGCATTTTTTGAAAGGCTGTTTAAATCAATACTAGCGATAAATTCCCTTATCTTTGGCTCTAAAAAGGCTAAGGACTCGGGCAAATTAAACTGATAGTTTTTAAAATAAAGCAAAGTAGCATTTAAATGACTGATATCAAAATTTTTTAACGCTACGCCCATTTTTGTAATGGCATAAAAAAATGGCACAAAAAAAAGCAGAAGCATAAGCGTAGTCGTAGAACTTGCCGCAAGCACTTTTTTACCATGAAAAAGGCTTAAAAATTTAGCATTGATATTTGAGGTAGCAACTGCCATCAAAGAAGCAATAGCTATAACCATCAAAAAGCTTTTAAACAAATACAAAAGCAAGCACAGCACCACTAAAATCAAGCCTATGAAAAAAAACTTCCCATTCATGAGTTTTGTCCTTAAATTTAAAAAAGCATTATAACACAAATGTGTTGAAAGAAAAAATTACAAAATAAGTCAAAAAATTTTGATCTTATATCTTGCCTTGAAATAGTTTTTTCAGTGATTGTGAAAACAGATTGTCATATTTTACTTGTTTTGCTCGTAATATTTTTTTTCTTGCTTATTTTTAATCAAACAAGCCCTTCTCATACCCAAGCTTTAAAATTTCATAGCTTTTAAGGCTAGCAACTCGTCCTTTTGCGGTGCGTTCTATGTAGCCATTGGCGAGCAAATAAGGCTCTATCACATCTTCTATGGTATTTTCATCTTCACTTAGTGCTGCTGCTATGCTAGCAAGCCCTATAGGACGCCTTTTGGCTGCTGTTAAAAGCTCTAAATACCGCAAATCCATAGTATCAAAGCCAAGTTCATTTACCCCAAGTGAGTTTAAAGCCTGCACGGCTCTTGCTTCGCTTATGTTTGTTTCGTCATTTACCTCAGCAAAGTCCCTTACTCTTTTAAGCAAACGCAAGGCTATTCTAGGCGTTGAGCGGCTGCGTTTTGCTATCTCTAAAGAAGCGGCTTTTTCACACTCTTTATCAAGCTTCAAGCTTGCTTTTTGTATGATTAAGGCTAGTTCTTCATCGCTATAAAATTCAAGGCGAAACTGCATACCAAAGCGATCTCGTAAAGGATTG is drawn from Campylobacter sp. MIT 12-8780 and contains these coding sequences:
- a CDS encoding CDC27 family protein, which encodes MTEYQLQELEQKYKAYKFKHFALKFAYLALCAGSLAGVFFFLQEQNLQKERIKIALHEKNKMLQRLELAKAKLAKEELLAKINAKDQALNLAPLSPQKKVILKSYPINPAKLKAEFYAKENTQSALKLASFHLENKDYEKAIFWALKANSLDAKEPNSWLIFARAKNLQGKKEEGLKALENYLSFYGSDDMQNFILD
- the ruvB gene encoding Holliday junction branch migration DNA helicase RuvB codes for the protein MDRIVEIEKFSPDEAYESSLRPSNFEGYIGQETIKKNLSVFIQAAKKRGECLDHSLFSGPAGLGKTTLANIIASEMGANIKTTAAPMIEKSGDLAAILTNLSEGDVLFIDEIHRLSPAIEEVLYSAMEDFRLDIIIGSGPAAQTIKIDLPKFTLIGATTRAGMLSNPLRDRFGMQFRLEFYSDEELALIIQKASLKLDKECEKAASLEIAKRSRSTPRIALRLLKRVRDFAEVNDETNISEARAVQALNSLGVNELGFDTMDLRYLELLTAAKRRPIGLASIAAALSEDENTIEDVIEPYLLANGYIERTAKGRVASLKSYEILKLGYEKGLFD
- a CDS encoding AI-2E family transporter; the encoded protein is MNGKFFFIGLILVVLCLLLYLFKSFLMVIAIASLMAVATSNINAKFLSLFHGKKVLAASSTTTLMLLLFFVPFFYAITKMGVALKNFDISHLNATLLYFKNYQFNLPESLAFLEPKIREFIASIDLNSLSKNAFTQLGNFTKIGAKFLTDMVLIIVFYFFANLYGTQLIIYLKSVIPISKEELNEILSEVGNVMAVVFYSTAVISILEGILFALIIAFFGYDGVLFGIIFAFSSLIPAVGGALVYVPLSLYEFALNGWQNAAWIFLASIIIISLIADTFIKPLIIKWINEKLVKTPTQINELLIFLSMLAGISSFGFWGIILGPAILTFFISTIKMYVILKDKKLV
- a CDS encoding ATP-binding protein, whose translation is MSEVFVPLYSQLCVLNEILNALKLKQNLILLVGKSGSGKSILLHQLQKEHKLILFNEPFSDENAFLKALSRSIFKQEFEFKELCLRLKEQKQLIIALDELGMYEKKVLERLRVLSDIGNISFILSTHKLLDDFHKEHFKSRISGIFELSNLSLTELEAYLELKFELKLKSSNAKWLLKLAKYNLRTLDKLILSFKDLQIHYKNKPKSEKTLLELSALYHNILG